In Marivivens aquimaris, one genomic interval encodes:
- a CDS encoding amino acid ABC transporter substrate-binding protein, whose amino-acid sequence MKKSVLLGAVAVAGLTAAAASAATLDDVKARGSLNCGVSSGLTGFSEPDANGVWQGFDVAVCRAIGAAVLEDPTAVEFVPLTTQVRFTALSSGEIDILSRNTTWTFSRDTDLNLNFIGVNYYDGQGFMVPKELGVTSAKDLDGATVCIQTGTTTELNLADFFRSNNINYEPVPIETNAEAQQQYLAGACDVYTTDASGLAATRATFEDPSAHVILPEIISKEPLGPVVRHGDDNWMDIARWTLNALIAAEELGVTSANVEELAAAPTNNPEINRLLGTEGDLGAMIGLDKQWAVRAIAAGGNYGEIFERNIGESTPIGLARGLNAQWTEGGLMYAPPFR is encoded by the coding sequence ATGAAGAAATCCGTACTGCTCGGCGCAGTTGCCGTCGCGGGTCTTACCGCAGCTGCTGCATCGGCCGCCACTCTGGACGATGTGAAAGCACGCGGCTCCCTGAACTGCGGCGTCTCGTCTGGTCTGACCGGTTTCTCGGAGCCCGACGCGAACGGCGTATGGCAGGGTTTTGACGTGGCTGTTTGCCGCGCAATCGGTGCCGCTGTTCTCGAAGATCCGACCGCTGTAGAATTCGTACCGCTCACCACCCAGGTTCGTTTCACTGCTCTGTCCTCGGGCGAAATCGACATCCTGTCGCGTAACACCACCTGGACCTTCTCGCGTGATACCGACCTGAACCTGAACTTCATCGGCGTAAACTACTACGACGGTCAGGGCTTCATGGTTCCCAAAGAGCTCGGCGTTACCTCGGCAAAGGACCTCGACGGTGCAACCGTTTGTATCCAGACCGGTACCACCACCGAACTGAACCTCGCTGACTTCTTCCGCTCGAACAACATCAACTACGAGCCGGTTCCGATCGAAACCAACGCAGAAGCTCAGCAGCAGTACCTCGCTGGCGCTTGTGACGTTTACACCACCGACGCATCGGGCCTCGCAGCGACCCGCGCGACCTTCGAAGATCCGTCGGCACACGTCATCCTGCCGGAAATCATTTCGAAAGAGCCGCTCGGCCCGGTCGTTCGTCACGGCGACGACAACTGGATGGACATCGCTCGTTGGACCCTCAACGCTCTGATCGCTGCTGAAGAACTCGGCGTCACCTCGGCTAACGTTGAAGAGCTGGCAGCTGCTCCGACCAACAACCCGGAAATCAACCGTCTGCTCGGCACCGAAGGTGACCTCGGCGCCATGATCGGCCTCGACAAGCAGTGGGCTGTCCGCGCTATCGCAGCTGGTGGCAACTACGGTGAGATCTTCGAACGCAACATCGGCGAGTCGACCCCGATCGGTCTGGCCCGCGGCCTGAACGCACAGTGGACCGAAGGCGGTCTGATGTACGCACCGCCGTTCCGCTAA
- a CDS encoding amino acid ABC transporter permease: MTTQSDPPKRNGFRLSQLIYDTRYRSITLQVIALLLIGGGLYWLYSNTVTNLAAQGKDFRLDFLWKRAGYDINQQLIPYTSNDTHIRAAAVGMFNTLLVAGLGCVFATILGIVFGVLRLSKNFMASRLAAVYVEGFRNVPLLLWIVAIFAIVTEATHQPRDFKTGDASMLFNESVAITNRGTFIPSPIFGAGWELLAIVAVLAIGAAVWLRKWSIKRQAATGESPMPIWLGIVLVIAAILLVYSLQAGLMFALLSIIKVAIIVAIAVIGYRVAKTFVPNVLAALIAAALIILWQYFIAGPFWGMFGFQPAFNPSVTFDYPELGGFNFSGGLQIRNSLIALLLALSLYTGAFIAEIVRAGILSVSKGQSEAAFALGLRANRTMSLVILPQAMRVIIPPLISQFLNLTKNSSLAIAIGYMDIRSTLGGITVNQTGRELEGILLTGMFYLILSLLISAGMNWFNNSVKLKER, from the coding sequence ATGACGACCCAATCGGACCCGCCGAAGCGTAATGGCTTTCGGCTTTCTCAGCTAATTTACGACACCCGCTATCGCTCGATCACCCTGCAGGTCATTGCACTGCTTCTGATCGGTGGGGGCCTTTACTGGCTCTACAGCAACACCGTGACCAACCTCGCAGCACAGGGTAAGGACTTCCGTCTCGACTTCCTGTGGAAGCGCGCCGGTTACGACATTAACCAGCAGCTCATTCCGTATACCTCGAACGACACGCACATCCGTGCGGCGGCCGTCGGTATGTTCAATACCCTGCTCGTCGCCGGCCTTGGCTGCGTATTCGCGACGATCCTCGGTATTGTTTTCGGCGTTCTGCGCCTGTCGAAGAACTTCATGGCTTCGCGCCTTGCTGCCGTCTACGTCGAAGGCTTCCGCAACGTTCCGCTCCTCCTCTGGATCGTGGCGATCTTCGCGATTGTGACCGAAGCCACCCACCAGCCGCGTGACTTTAAAACCGGCGATGCGTCGATGCTCTTTAACGAGTCCGTCGCGATCACCAACCGCGGTACGTTCATCCCGAGCCCGATCTTCGGCGCCGGCTGGGAACTACTCGCTATCGTGGCGGTTCTGGCCATCGGCGCGGCGGTCTGGCTGCGCAAGTGGTCGATCAAGCGTCAGGCAGCAACGGGCGAGTCCCCGATGCCGATCTGGCTGGGCATCGTGCTCGTGATTGCTGCTATCCTGCTGGTTTACAGCCTTCAGGCCGGTCTGATGTTCGCGCTGCTGAGCATCATCAAGGTTGCGATCATCGTCGCTATCGCCGTCATCGGCTACCGCGTTGCAAAGACGTTTGTGCCGAATGTGCTGGCCGCTTTGATTGCCGCCGCTCTGATCATCCTCTGGCAGTATTTCATTGCCGGTCCGTTCTGGGGCATGTTCGGCTTCCAGCCTGCGTTCAATCCGTCGGTCACCTTCGATTACCCCGAACTCGGTGGGTTTAACTTCTCGGGTGGTCTCCAAATCCGTAACTCGCTGATCGCTCTTCTGCTGGCGCTGTCGCTCTACACCGGCGCGTTCATTGCAGAGATCGTGCGCGCGGGTATCCTCTCGGTCTCCAAGGGCCAGAGCGAAGCCGCATTCGCACTCGGTCTGCGCGCCAACCGGACTATGAGCCTCGTGATCCTGCCGCAAGCGATGCGCGTGATCATTCCCCCGCTTATTTCGCAGTTCCTGAACCTGACCAAGAACTCCTCGCTGGCTATCGCCATCGGTTACATGGACATCCGCAGTACTCTCGGCGGTATCACTGTGAACCAGACGGGCCGCGAGCTCGAAGGCATTCTGCTGACGGGCATGTTCTACCTCATCCTGAGCCTTCTAATTTCGGCCGGCATGAACTGGTTCAACAACAGCGTAAAACTGAAGGAGCGCTAA
- a CDS encoding amino acid ABC transporter permease (The N-terminal region of this protein, as described by TIGR01726, is a three transmembrane segment that identifies a subfamily of ABC transporter permease subunits, which specificities that include histidine, arginine, glutamine, glutamate, L-cystine (sic), the opines (in Agrobacterium) octopine and nopaline, etc.) → MSDTHAQTVRYVRDSMIQPSEPPNAQTGAVKWMRENLFSDWVNGLMTVIAIYIIYSVLAAIAPWFYHSVWNAGSLNECREVIAINSPNAMHGGGCFAVISDRWLQLLFGFYRADLHWRPILAFVLLFVALGPILFPNRFPRPLMWLAAAYPFLVVWLLWGGSFWVPILAALGFVIGGIVGYFGNKVGGLGVAVAAAVVSAVVWWVYLMPVVNDGLHATVAESRLETIAEQTEADLIAIPEAQEAIDTRMAELNARVAELDAQLEEIVAMEETEAVQAEFNAIMDELETVRSELRILSRDAYYYSQKSTDAKTIASNLEMLPEWKAAAAEGDETAQRNLSDAYGRLGLVGLEPVTSREFGGFMLAIIIGVAGIGLSLPLGVLLALGRQSDLLVVKVACIVFIEVIRGVPLIVWLFTASLLLNYFLPPGTNFDLVLRVVIMVTLFSAAYIAEVVRGGLAALPKGQYEAADALGLDYWKSMRLIVLPQALKISIPGIVNTFIGLFKDTTLVGIIGLLDPINLSNSIRASSDWNGVYWELFIFIGLVFFVCCFSMGRYSLWLEKQLQRGHR, encoded by the coding sequence ATGTCTGACACACACGCGCAAACCGTCAGGTACGTTCGCGATTCCATGATCCAGCCGTCCGAGCCGCCAAACGCTCAGACCGGCGCGGTCAAATGGATGCGCGAAAACCTCTTCTCGGATTGGGTGAACGGTCTGATGACCGTCATCGCGATCTACATCATCTACTCGGTGCTCGCTGCGATCGCTCCGTGGTTCTACCATTCCGTCTGGAATGCGGGGTCGCTGAACGAATGCCGCGAAGTCATCGCGATCAACTCGCCGAATGCCATGCATGGCGGTGGCTGTTTCGCGGTCATTTCTGACCGTTGGCTCCAGCTGCTGTTCGGCTTCTACCGTGCTGACCTCCATTGGCGCCCGATCCTTGCGTTCGTTCTGCTATTCGTTGCGCTTGGCCCGATCCTCTTCCCGAACCGCTTCCCGCGTCCGCTGATGTGGCTCGCTGCGGCATACCCGTTCCTCGTGGTGTGGCTGCTGTGGGGCGGCTCGTTCTGGGTTCCGATCCTTGCTGCACTTGGTTTCGTCATTGGTGGTATCGTCGGTTACTTCGGTAACAAAGTCGGCGGTCTCGGCGTTGCTGTTGCCGCTGCCGTTGTTTCGGCAGTTGTCTGGTGGGTCTATCTAATGCCCGTCGTCAACGACGGCCTTCATGCCACGGTCGCCGAGTCGCGTCTTGAGACCATTGCCGAGCAGACCGAAGCCGATCTGATCGCCATTCCGGAAGCTCAGGAAGCCATCGATACCCGTATGGCGGAACTTAACGCACGCGTTGCTGAGCTTGATGCTCAGCTTGAAGAAATCGTCGCAATGGAAGAGACCGAAGCCGTGCAGGCCGAGTTCAACGCCATCATGGACGAGCTCGAAACCGTACGTTCGGAGCTGCGTATCCTCAGCCGCGACGCCTACTACTACTCGCAGAAATCGACCGATGCGAAGACCATCGCATCCAACCTCGAAATGCTGCCGGAATGGAAAGCCGCTGCTGCGGAGGGCGACGAAACTGCACAGCGTAACCTGAGCGACGCCTATGGGCGTCTGGGTCTGGTCGGCCTCGAGCCGGTCACCAGCCGCGAATTCGGTGGCTTCATGCTCGCGATCATCATCGGTGTCGCTGGTATCGGTCTGTCTCTGCCGCTCGGCGTTCTGCTGGCACTTGGTCGTCAGTCGGACCTGTTGGTGGTCAAGGTCGCCTGTATCGTCTTCATCGAAGTCATCCGCGGCGTTCCTCTGATCGTGTGGCTGTTCACGGCATCGCTGCTGCTGAACTACTTCCTGCCACCCGGTACGAACTTCGACCTTGTGCTGCGGGTTGTGATCATGGTCACGCTCTTCTCGGCGGCTTACATCGCCGAGGTGGTTCGTGGCGGTCTCGCGGCGCTTCCGAAGGGCCAGTACGAAGCGGCTGATGCGCTTGGTCTGGACTACTGGAAATCTATGCGCCTGATCGTCCTTCCGCAGGCACTGAAGATCTCGATCCCGGGTATCGTGAACACCTTTATCGGGCTGTTCAAAGATACCACGCTGGTCGGCATCATCGGTCTGCTCGACCCGATCAACCTCTCTAACTCAATTCGCGCCTCCAGTGACTGGAACGGCGTCTATTGGGAACTTTTCATCTTCATCGGCCTCGTATTCTTTGTCTGCTGTTTCAGCATGGGCCGTTACTCGCTGTGGCTGGAGAAACAACTTCAGCGCGGACACCGCTAA
- a CDS encoding amino acid ABC transporter ATP-binding protein, translating to MSELAIDRTIDRSTMKVSDEVAIQITNMNKWYGQFHVLRDVNLTVNRGERIVICGPSGSGKSTLIRCINRLEEHQAGQIIVDGTELTSDLKNIDKIRSEVGMCFQHFNLFPHLTILENCTLAPIWVRKVPKKEAEETAMHYLEKVKIPDQAHKYPGQLSGGQQQRVAIARSLCMKPRIMLFDEPTSALDPEMIKEVLDTMIELAEEGMTMLCVTHEMGFAQAVANRVIFMDQGQIIEQNEPHEFFNNPQSDRTKLFLSQILGH from the coding sequence ATGTCTGAACTTGCTATCGACCGCACGATCGACCGTAGCACCATGAAGGTCTCGGACGAGGTGGCTATCCAGATCACCAACATGAACAAGTGGTACGGCCAATTCCACGTTCTGCGTGATGTGAACCTGACCGTTAACCGTGGTGAGCGCATCGTTATCTGTGGCCCGTCGGGCTCGGGTAAATCGACGCTGATCCGCTGTATCAACCGCCTCGAAGAACATCAGGCCGGTCAGATCATCGTGGACGGTACGGAACTGACCTCCGACCTCAAGAACATCGACAAGATCCGTTCCGAGGTCGGCATGTGCTTCCAGCACTTCAACCTGTTCCCGCACCTGACCATTCTGGAAAACTGCACTCTGGCGCCGATCTGGGTCCGTAAGGTTCCCAAGAAAGAAGCCGAAGAGACCGCGATGCACTACCTTGAAAAGGTGAAGATCCCCGATCAGGCCCATAAGTATCCGGGCCAGCTTTCGGGTGGTCAGCAGCAGCGTGTGGCGATCGCCCGCTCGCTCTGCATGAAGCCGCGCATCATGCTGTTCGACGAACCGACCTCGGCTCTCGACCCCGAGATGATCAAGGAAGTTCTCGACACTATGATCGAGCTCGCAGAAGAGGGCATGACCATGCTCTGTGTGACGCACGAAATGGGTTTTGCCCAAGCTGTCGCGAACCGCGTGATCTTCATGGACCAAGGCCAGATCATCGAACAGAACGAGCCGCACGAGTTCTTCAACAACCCGCAGTCGGATCGTACCAAGCTGTTCCTGTCGCAGATCCTCGGTCACTGA
- a CDS encoding SixA phosphatase family protein, whose translation MPKRLILIRHAKSDWGDLNQPDKERNLNERGCRQAPLVGRWLRKNGYVPDVVLCSAAVRTRETLDLLALETTVIYEDALYLATPDVMFRELSTHDEACVALIGHNPGIGELAYALAAEPAAHPKFHAYPTLATTVLDFEQDSWRDIEKGKVTDFVIPKDLE comes from the coding sequence ATGCCGAAACGACTGATCCTGATCCGCCACGCAAAATCGGATTGGGGTGACCTGAACCAGCCGGACAAAGAGCGCAATCTGAACGAACGTGGGTGCAGGCAGGCGCCATTGGTAGGACGTTGGCTGCGTAAGAACGGCTATGTGCCGGACGTCGTGCTTTGCTCTGCTGCTGTGCGGACGCGTGAAACGCTGGACCTGCTCGCGCTGGAAACCACAGTGATCTACGAAGATGCGCTCTATCTCGCAACGCCTGACGTCATGTTCCGCGAGCTTTCAACGCATGACGAGGCTTGCGTCGCTCTGATCGGCCATAATCCAGGCATCGGGGAGCTGGCATACGCGCTTGCGGCCGAGCCTGCTGCACATCCGAAATTCCACGCCTATCCGACGCTTGCGACCACGGTTCTGGATTTCGAACAGGACAGTTGGCGGGACATTGAAAAGGGCAAAGTCACCGACTTCGTCATTCCCAAAGATCTGGAATAA
- a CDS encoding IS3 family transposase (programmed frameshift) — protein sequence MRKSRFTEEQIVRILQEYTAGAKVAELCRKHGMSDATLYKWKSRYGGMQVSELRRLKDLEAENAELKRLLADAMLDNSGLKGLLGKKLLTPAHRRDAVKTLMADHQFTERRACRLVGISRSSLAYRARPDRHVRLRERLITLSGKHRRYGYRMLHAKLVREDFKVNVKVVERLYREERLWLRRTKRKKIPREAREGSWCPIAANQRWSLDFTSDALANGRKFRTANLKDDCTRECPVIEVDFSLPGERVVEMLERVARERGYPDILVVDNGPELRGRAMDRWADDHGVQLYFIDPGKPTQNAYIESFNGRFREECLNQHWFTSIGEAREIIEEWRADYNTERPHSSLKYQTPEEFAAARPFDKTQWAPTLELPDGSAPAPIAHAAE from the exons ATGCGTAAATCACGTTTCACGGAAGAACAGATTGTCCGGATTTTGCAGGAATATACGGCCGGGGCGAAGGTCGCGGAGCTGTGTCGCAAGCATGGCATGTCGGATGCGACGCTCTACAAGTGGAAGAGCCGGTATGGGGGCATGCAGGTTTCCGAACTGCGCCGCCTGAAAGATCTGGAAGCCGAGAACGCTGAACTCAAGCGGCTTCTGGCGGATGCCATGCTCGACAATTCGGGTCTGAAAGGGCTGCTGG GCAAAAAACTCCTGACGCCTGCACACCGCCGGGATGCCGTGAAGACGCTGATGGCGGATCATCAGTTCACGGAGCGGCGGGCGTGCAGGCTGGTCGGGATTTCGCGGTCGAGCCTGGCCTATCGGGCACGGCCAGACCGCCATGTGCGACTTCGAGAACGCCTGATCACTCTTTCAGGCAAACACAGGAGGTATGGTTATCGCATGCTGCATGCCAAGCTTGTCCGCGAGGACTTCAAGGTGAACGTGAAGGTCGTCGAGCGCCTCTATCGGGAGGAGCGCCTATGGCTGCGCCGGACGAAGCGCAAGAAGATCCCGCGCGAGGCGCGTGAGGGCAGTTGGTGCCCGATCGCTGCCAACCAGCGTTGGTCGCTCGACTTCACCAGCGATGCGTTGGCCAATGGCCGGAAGTTCCGCACCGCCAATCTCAAGGACGATTGCACCCGCGAATGCCCGGTGATCGAGGTGGACTTTTCTCTGCCTGGTGAGCGGGTTGTGGAAATGCTGGAGCGGGTTGCCCGGGAGCGAGGATACCCCGATATCCTGGTCGTTGATAACGGCCCGGAACTTCGTGGTCGGGCCATGGACAGATGGGCCGATGATCACGGCGTGCAGCTGTATTTCATCGACCCGGGGAAACCTACGCAGAATGCTTACATCGAGAGCTTCAACGGGCGGTTCCGCGAGGAATGCCTGAACCAGCACTGGTTCACGAGCATCGGTGAAGCCCGAGAGATTATCGAAGAATGGAGGGCCGATTACAATACGGAACGCCCGCACAGCAGCTTGAAGTATCAGACGCCGGAGGAGTTCGCCGCAGCGCGGCCCTTCGACAAAACGCAATGGGCACCGACGCTTGAGCTACCTGATGGCTCCGCGCCTGCGCCCATTGCTCACGCAGCCGAATGA
- the argB gene encoding acetylglutamate kinase codes for MNRDWIATARTLSEALPYLQRYSGAIVVVKFGGNAMGDQEAMAEFARDIVLMRQVGVNPVVVHGGGPMINDMLSKLGIESEWVRGKRVTDKKTVEVVEMVLTGLVNKRIVQAIMDEGGRAVGLSGKDDDMMVCEADDPELGFVGKPVEMNVQVLRDLFAAGIIPVIAPVATGMKDNETFNVNGDTAAGAIAGALKADRLLLLTDVSGVKNKEGEIVTQMTPDDVRDMIADGTIAGGMIPKTETALKAVEDGVRAVVIMDGRVSNACLLELFTEHGAGSMIRTTPPRVVPRT; via the coding sequence ATGAACCGAGATTGGATTGCAACCGCACGCACGCTGTCAGAGGCACTGCCTTACCTGCAGCGATACTCGGGCGCGATCGTCGTGGTCAAATTCGGCGGCAACGCCATGGGCGATCAGGAAGCGATGGCGGAGTTTGCCCGCGACATCGTCCTGATGCGCCAGGTCGGCGTGAACCCTGTCGTCGTGCACGGCGGCGGCCCGATGATCAACGACATGCTTTCGAAGCTCGGCATCGAGTCCGAGTGGGTGCGCGGTAAGCGCGTGACCGACAAGAAAACCGTTGAAGTCGTCGAGATGGTCCTCACCGGCCTGGTCAACAAACGGATCGTTCAGGCGATCATGGACGAAGGTGGCCGCGCTGTCGGTCTGTCGGGCAAAGACGACGACATGATGGTCTGCGAGGCGGATGATCCGGAACTCGGTTTCGTCGGCAAGCCGGTCGAGATGAACGTGCAGGTTCTGCGCGACCTATTTGCTGCGGGCATCATCCCTGTCATCGCGCCGGTAGCAACCGGTATGAAGGACAACGAGACCTTCAACGTGAACGGCGACACCGCAGCGGGCGCGATTGCGGGCGCCCTCAAAGCCGACCGCCTGCTTCTATTGACCGACGTATCGGGCGTGAAGAATAAGGAAGGCGAAATCGTCACACAGATGACCCCCGATGACGTGCGCGACATGATCGCTGACGGCACCATCGCGGGCGGCATGATCCCGAAAACCGAAACCGCGCTGAAAGCGGTCGAGGACGGTGTCCGCGCCGTGGTCATCATGGACGGCCGCGTGTCCAACGCCTGCCTTCTCGAGCTCTTCACGGAGCACGGCGCGGGTTCAATGATCCGCACCACGCCGCCGCGCGTCGTTCCGCGCACCTGA
- the yihA gene encoding ribosome biogenesis GTP-binding protein YihA/YsxC, which translates to MQLTFPIVEQPDEFTLETGRKLFLGPVDFLKGVVAMNGLPPADRLEVCFAGRSNVGKSSLINALTGRKGLARASNTPGRTQEINYFTVGDERYIVDLPGYGYANAPVAVVEKWQNLLKQYLSGRQTLRRVFVLIDARHGAKKVDEEIMTLLDRSAVTFQVVMTKVDKIGQKQLNESLEATREALSRHPAAFPEIVLTSSDKGDGIATLRAIISAID; encoded by the coding sequence ATGCAACTGACTTTTCCGATTGTCGAACAGCCTGACGAGTTCACTCTCGAAACCGGCCGCAAGCTTTTCCTTGGCCCCGTCGACTTCCTCAAGGGCGTCGTCGCGATGAACGGCCTGCCGCCCGCGGACCGGCTCGAGGTATGTTTTGCCGGTCGTTCAAACGTCGGCAAGTCGAGCCTGATCAACGCGCTGACTGGCCGCAAGGGCCTCGCGCGGGCGTCGAACACGCCGGGCCGTACGCAGGAAATCAACTATTTCACCGTCGGTGACGAACGCTACATCGTCGACCTTCCTGGCTACGGTTACGCAAATGCGCCCGTCGCCGTGGTCGAAAAGTGGCAGAATCTGCTCAAACAGTACCTTTCAGGTCGCCAGACCCTGCGCCGCGTTTTCGTTCTGATCGACGCGCGCCACGGCGCGAAAAAGGTCGATGAAGAGATCATGACTCTGCTCGACCGTTCTGCCGTGACCTTCCAAGTCGTGATGACCAAAGTCGACAAGATCGGGCAGAAGCAGCTGAATGAATCGCTGGAAGCAACGCGTGAAGCGCTTTCGCGTCACCCTGCTGCATTCCCCGAAATTGTGCTGACGTCGTCCGACAAAGGCGATGGCATTGCAACTTTGCGCGCTATTATCTCCGCTATCGACTGA
- the yidC gene encoding membrane protein insertase YidC — protein MDNQNRNMLLALVLCAGVLGVWYTLFPLPEQSPAVAEDVAAEQTLDAPVANSATPGVAAVPTEVVADTPRVPIESPELSGSINLMGGRLDDLYLTDYRVSVEEDSDTIHLLRPSGSTDAYFASFGWSANQGVAADAVPGPDTMWELEEGETLSPDSPVTIKWDNGAGLTFRNTYTVDDKFMITIDQSVVNNGDADATVAPYGLIRRYTEPDDLEGFFVLHEGLIRMADGSLDQIKYKDIADETAADRTTVTESGWIGYTDHYWMTTLIPDQTRPFEAISRYFGTNDVYEADAIMPSETVAAGGETTVSTRFFAGAKEWETIRAYQNDGGIVNFINTIDWGWFFFLTKPIFWLLHNIHALIGNMGWSIIVLTFVLKALVLPLSYKSYVSMAKMKELQPEMEKLKERMGDDRAGLQQGMMKLYRDNKVNPASGCLPMLLQIPIFFSLYKVIFVTLELRHAPWIGWINDLSAPDPSSILNLFGLLPWAAPEPTSFLAIISLGILPILLGISMWLQQKLNPAPADPSQKMIFAWMPWIFMFMLGNFASGLVLYWITNNTITFVQQYGIMRSHGHKPDVLGNMFGGLRKNKADATK, from the coding sequence ATGGACAATCAGAACAGAAATATGCTGTTGGCGCTCGTGCTTTGCGCGGGTGTGCTCGGCGTGTGGTACACCCTCTTCCCCCTGCCGGAGCAATCTCCCGCAGTGGCCGAGGATGTCGCCGCAGAACAAACGCTTGATGCACCTGTCGCGAACTCGGCAACTCCGGGCGTGGCAGCTGTCCCGACCGAAGTCGTAGCTGACACACCGCGCGTTCCGATCGAGTCGCCTGAGCTGTCGGGTTCGATCAACCTGATGGGCGGCCGCCTCGATGACCTCTACCTGACCGACTACCGCGTTTCGGTCGAAGAGGATTCGGACACGATCCATCTGCTGCGCCCCTCGGGCAGCACCGATGCCTACTTCGCCAGCTTCGGATGGAGCGCCAATCAGGGCGTCGCCGCCGACGCCGTTCCTGGCCCGGACACAATGTGGGAACTGGAAGAGGGCGAAACGCTCAGCCCCGACAGCCCCGTCACTATCAAATGGGACAACGGCGCCGGCCTGACCTTCCGCAACACCTATACCGTCGACGACAAGTTCATGATCACCATCGATCAGTCTGTCGTTAACAATGGCGACGCAGACGCAACCGTTGCGCCTTACGGCCTGATCCGTCGCTATACCGAACCGGACGATCTCGAAGGCTTCTTCGTTCTGCACGAAGGCCTGATCCGCATGGCCGACGGCTCGCTCGACCAGATCAAATACAAAGACATCGCCGACGAAACCGCCGCCGACCGTACAACAGTCACCGAAAGCGGCTGGATCGGCTATACCGACCACTACTGGATGACGACGCTGATCCCCGATCAGACCCGTCCGTTCGAAGCCATTTCGCGCTATTTCGGCACCAATGACGTCTACGAAGCCGATGCCATCATGCCGAGCGAAACCGTCGCTGCCGGCGGCGAGACGACTGTTTCGACCCGCTTCTTCGCAGGCGCCAAGGAATGGGAAACCATCCGCGCCTACCAGAACGATGGTGGCATCGTTAACTTCATCAACACCATCGACTGGGGTTGGTTCTTCTTCCTGACAAAGCCGATCTTCTGGCTCCTCCACAACATTCACGCGCTCATTGGCAACATGGGTTGGTCGATCATCGTCCTGACCTTCGTTCTGAAGGCGCTGGTGCTGCCGCTTTCCTACAAATCCTACGTTTCCATGGCGAAAATGAAGGAACTGCAGCCCGAAATGGAGAAGCTCAAAGAGCGTATGGGCGATGACCGTGCTGGTCTGCAGCAGGGCATGATGAAGCTCTACCGCGACAACAAGGTCAATCCGGCGTCCGGCTGTCTGCCGATGCTGCTGCAGATTCCGATCTTCTTCTCGCTCTACAAGGTGATCTTCGTCACGCTCGAACTGCGTCATGCGCCTTGGATTGGCTGGATCAACGACCTGTCTGCGCCTGATCCGTCGTCGATCCTGAACCTCTTCGGTCTGCTGCCGTGGGCCGCGCCGGAGCCGACCAGCTTCCTCGCGATCATCTCGCTCGGCATCCTGCCGATCCTGCTGGGTATCTCGATGTGGCTGCAGCAGAAGCTGAATCCGGCCCCTGCCGATCCGTCGCAGAAGATGATCTTCGCATGGATGCCTTGGATCTTCATGTTCATGCTCGGCAATTTCGCTTCGGGTCTGGTGCTCTACTGGATCACCAACAACACGATTACTTTCGTGCAGCAGTATGGCATCATGCGAAGCCACGGACATAAGCCCGATGTGCTCGGCAACATGTTCGGCGGGCTCCGCAAGAACAAAGCCGACGCAACGAAGTAA